One window from the genome of Sardina pilchardus chromosome 12, fSarPil1.1, whole genome shotgun sequence encodes:
- the mgat2 gene encoding alpha-1,6-mannosyl-glycoprotein 2-beta-N-acetylglucosaminyltransferase: MRFRIYKRKVVILTLVVVVCGFAVWSNGSKQRKVAVFPKEAEPAKKGSSSSSSSSSSSSSSSSSISSSNNNNNQPQAPAQVQVQTTVPVSRKPANETHVEKVAKPDADNTTLVYRSIVFQLNFDQTIRNEEKFRSARHKDDLVVVVQVHNRPEYLRLLVDSLRKVRGVESILLIFSHDFWSPEINQVVASIDFCSVLQIFFPFSMQLYPQEFPGNDPKDCPRDIPKKDALKMGCINSEYPDSFGHYREAKFSQTKHHWWWKLHFVWDRVRVLKDHQGLVLLIEEDHYLAPDFYHVLKMMGTLKREQCPDCNILSLGSYGHIGYSSKANRVEVKAWKSTEHNMGMAFYRQTYQQLIQCTDTFCTYDDYNWDWSLQHLTVTCLPAFWKVMVCEAPRVFHAGDCGMHHKKSTCMPSSQKTKIDNVLQSSGNQLFPKSLLITKRLPANGAGAVAPHVKNGGWGDIRDHELCKSYLRLQ, encoded by the coding sequence ATGAGATTCCGAATCTACAAGAGAAAGGTGGTGATACTGACtctggtggtggttgtgtgcggCTTTGCTGTGTGGAGCAACGGGAGCAAGCAAAGGAAAGTGGCTGTGTTCCCCAAAGAGGCTGAGCCTGCGAAGAaaggcagcagtagcagcagcagcagcagcagcagcagtagtagcagcagcagcagcatcagcagcagtaataacaacaacaatcaaccacAGGCACCAGCCCAGGTCCAGGTGCAGACCACGGTACCGGTGAGCCGAAAGCCGGCCAACGAGACACACGTGGAGAAGGTGGCAAAGCCAGACGCCGACAACACCACACTGGTGTACCGCAGCATCGTGTTCCAGCTCAACTTCGACCAGACCATCCGGAACGAGGAGAAGTTCCGGTCGGCGCGTCACAAGGACgacctggtggtggtggtgcaggtgcACAACCGGCCGGAGTACCTGCGTCTGCTGGTGGACAGTCTGAGGAAGGTGCGTGGCGTGGAGAGCATCCTGCTCATCTTCAGCCATGACTTCTGGTCGCCCGAGATCAACCAGGTCGTGGCCTCCATCGACTTCTGCTCCGTGCTCCAGATCTTCTTTCCCTTCAGCATGCAGCTCTACCCACAGGAGTTCCCGGGGAACGACCCCAAGGACTGCCCGCGGGACATCCCCAAGAAGGACGCCTTAAAGATGGGCTGCATCAACTCTGAGTACCCCGACTCCTTCGGCCACTACCGTGAGGCCAAATTCTCCCAGACCAAGCACCACTGGTGGTGGAAGCTGCACTTTGTGTGGGACAGAGTCCGGGTCCTGAAGGACCATCAGGGGCTGGTCCTGCTCATCGAGGAGGACCACTATCTGGCCCCAGACTTCTACCACGTCCTAAAGATGATGGGTACCCTAAAGAGGGAGCAGTGTCCGGACTGCAACATCCTCTCGTTGGGCAGCTATGGACACATCGGCTACTCCAGCAAGGCCAACCGCGTGGAGGTAAAGGCCTGGAAGTCTACCGAGCACAATATGGGCATGGCCTTCTACCGGCAGACCTACCAGCAGCTTATCCAATGCACGGACACCTTCTGCACCTACGACGACTACAACTGGGACTGGTCACTGCAGCACCTGACCgtcacctgcctgcctgccttttgGAAGGTGATGGTGTGTGAGGCGCCGCGGGTCTTCCACGCCGGGGACTGCGGCATGCACCACAAGAAGAGCACCTGCATGCCCTCCAGCCAGAAGACCAAGATCGATAACGTTCTCCAGAGCAGTGGGAACCAGTTGTTCCCCAAAAGCCTGCTCATAACCAAGAGACTCCCGGCCAATGGGGCTGGTGCTGTGGCTCCCCATGTCAAGAACGGAGGCTGGGGGGACATCAGGGACCATGAACTCTGCAAGAGCTACTTGCGACTACAGTGA
- the LOC134097395 gene encoding uncharacterized protein LOC134097395 → MDQNLSWAKVRSIPTQLANEEDDQKSSSTFNIENCGDCKLSDVSSCSELDLEESNIPALRTDPAIDLGDAFDLFETEDEEETSSSSSSSSTSGGSSGSVAACALSCSSTNLFKCWEDPQVASCRRTDRLFSTPTDHDWVNMSVPALYRTESDLTLVSLDEDDVHLSNTHRAGVEPVAPVLVSSSGGASAAVSGGGLSEAWAELEHVLESNMASLQQEVTVHLDGVQDQLTAELQLRKRLREEERWAERHRQGRRLEGLPTWLRRLGDVLKGLVKTRPKSGRFHRPDSAAATESAASAAGGEVSGHKELCHVAQSACHSQVVLERTRAKYAQIKERQATARDELILGQVLEELDDLERIFRKQQELMLQEVESTLNRLLGTENSEGPVDLEEEKRSEEDIKIKPKKKGLKRFFKCLCCLN, encoded by the exons ATGGATCAAAACCTTTCATGGGCAAAG GTCCGTTCCATCCCAACTCAACTGGCT aatgagGAGGATGACCAGAAGAGCAGCAGCACCTTTAATATAGAGAACTGCGGTGACTGCAAACTCAGCGATGTGTCCAGCTGCAGTGAG TTGGACCTTGAGGAGAGCAATATCCCTGCCCTGAGGACCGACCCGGCTATTGACCTGGGAGACGCCTTTGACCTCTTTGAG actgaggatgaggaggagaccagcagcagcagcagcagcagcagcaccagtggCGGCTCATCTGGATCTGTGGCCGCCTGCGCCCtgtcctgctcctccaccaACCTCTTTAAG TGCTGGGAAGACCCCCAGGTGGCCTCTTGCCGGAGGACGGACCGCCTCTTCAGCACCCCGACTGACCACGACTGGGTCAATATGAGCGTTCCAGCCCTCTACAGGACCGAGAGCGACCTCACCCTGGTCAGCTTGGATGAGGATGACGTCCACCTGTCCAACACTCACAGGGCAGGTGTTGAGCCGGTCGCCCCTGTGCTGGTCAGCAGCTCTGGGGGAGCGAGTGCGGCCGTAAGCGGTGGCGGCCTGTCCGAGGCCTGGGCGGAGCTGGAGCACGTGCTGGAGAGCAACATGGCCAGCTTGCAGCAGGAGGTGACGGTTCACCTGGACGGGGTGCAGGACCAACTGACCGCCGAGCTGCAGCTCCGCAAGCGCCTCCGTGAGGAGGAGCGCTGGGCCGAACGCCACCGGCAGGGACGACGGCTGGAGGGCCTGCCCACGTGGCTGCGTCGCCTTGGCGACGTCCTCAAAGGCCTGGTGAAGACGAGGCCGAAGAGCGGCAGGTTCCATCGACCCGATAGCGCCGCAGCAACAGaatcagcagcatcagcagcggGCGGCGAAGTCTCCGGGCACAAGGAGCTGTGCCACGTGGCACAGAGCGCCTGCCATTCTCAGGTCGTCCTGGAGAGGACGCGCGCAAAGTACGCACAGATCAAGGAGCGCCAGGCGACAGCACGGGATGAGCTGATTCTCGGACAGGTCCTGGAAGAGCTGGACGACCTGGAGAGAATTTTCCGGAAACAGCAGGAGCTGATGTTGCAGGAGGTGGAGAGCACCCTCAACAGGCTGCTCGGGACAGAGAat TCTGAAGGGCCAGTGgatctggaggaggagaagaggagcgaaGAGGACATAAAGATCAAACCCAAGAAGAAGGGtctaaagag GTTCTTCAAGTGCCTTTGCTGCCTCAACTAG